A genomic stretch from Desulfohalobium retbaense DSM 5692 includes:
- a CDS encoding FeoA family protein yields the protein MSKPSICLRHLKAGQRARIISLAAQGELGRRIRDMGLIPGTEVRIIGRAPLKDPVALRLKDFTLSLRNNEADHIYVEPLEDENG from the coding sequence ATGAGTAAGCCCTCCATATGCCTGAGACACCTCAAAGCCGGGCAGCGCGCCCGTATCATCTCCCTCGCCGCCCAGGGCGAATTGGGCCGGCGCATTAGAGACATGGGGCTGATCCCCGGTACGGAAGTCCGCATTATCGGCCGGGCGCCACTCAAAGATCCTGTGGCCCTGCGATTGAAAGACTTCACCCTGTCCCTGCGCAACAACGAAGCCGACCACATTTATGTCGAGCCTTTGGAGGATGAAAATGGCTAA
- a CDS encoding FeoB-associated Cys-rich membrane protein has protein sequence MLEKIIVIGIVLAALAFVLRRWRASWKAAQRGESLCSGCGGCGPDQTTCQSQTTIKDMRDE, from the coding sequence ATGTTGGAAAAAATCATCGTCATCGGCATAGTACTGGCCGCGCTTGCTTTCGTCCTCCGGCGCTGGCGCGCCTCCTGGAAAGCGGCCCAGCGCGGGGAATCACTCTGCTCGGGATGCGGTGGATGCGGTCCCGACCAGACCACCTGTCAATCACAAACCACCATAAAGGATATGCGTGATGAGTAA
- a CDS encoding FeoA family protein: protein MTSRPLCQFPSGSKVRVTGLESGGGARCRLCALGLTPGTVIEVTQNGPGPCRLKVRGSDLVLGQGLAHKVMALPADAA from the coding sequence ATGACATCACGCCCTTTATGCCAGTTCCCGAGTGGGAGCAAAGTCCGGGTCACCGGACTCGAATCAGGTGGCGGAGCACGTTGCCGATTGTGCGCTTTGGGTCTGACACCGGGAACGGTCATTGAGGTCACCCAAAACGGCCCCGGGCCGTGTCGCTTGAAGGTACGCGGTTCCGACCTGGTCTTGGGGCAAGGGTTAGCGCACAAGGTCATGGCCCTCCCGGCCGACGCGGCCTAG
- the carB gene encoding carbamoyl-phosphate synthase large subunit: MPKRTDIRKIMLIGSGPIIIGQACEFDYSGTQALKALKEEGYEVVLINSNPATIMTDPGLADRTYVEPLEPESVAKIIAKERPDALLPTLGGQTGLNTAVSVAESGVLEKYGVELIGASLEVIQKAESRRQFRTAMENIGLTVPQSGIASSLEEVREWTNTLSFPMIVRPAFTLGGTGGGVAYNREDLEEIARQGLAASPSHEVMLEESVLGWKEYELEVMRDKHDNCVIICSIENLDAMGVHTGDSVTVAPAQTLTDREFQKMRDASLAIMREIGVETGGSNVQFAVNPENGDMVVIEMNPRVSRSSALASKATGFPIAKIAAKLAVGYTLDEIPNDITRETMASFEPTIDYCVVKIPRFTFEKFPGSQDFLTTTMKSVGETMAIGRTFKESLQKGLRSLEVGMAGLGNGTGEDDLDAESLMALLKTPNSQRLFAIRDALRQGMPLETLYQATFVDPWFLQQIKAIVDCEAELKHFSLEQAISADNPHMEEVLRHAKEFGFSDLQLANLWKRTEDDIRQLRIQMGITATYKLVDTCAAEFEAYTPYYYSSYERENENRATGKRKVVILGGGPNRIGQGIEFDYCCVHASYALRDMDIESVMVNSNPETVSTDYDTSDRLYFEPLTREDVLNIIEQEQPEGVIVQFGGQTPLNLAVPLLRAGVPILGTTPDSIDRAEDRERFHALLNKLGLKQPDNGLATSEEGALDVAERIGYPVVVRPSYVLGGRAMEIVYDSDELKNYFRDAVVASPDHPILIDKFLQGAVEIDVDALCDGTQTYVGGVMEHIEEAGVHSGDSACVLPPHTVSQETIDEIRRQSSALAEELGVVGLMNVQFAVQNGEIFILEVNPRASRTVPFVSKATGVPLAKLATQVMMGRTLEDLNPWSMRQWGHLAVKEAVMPFNRFPGVDVLLGPEMRSTGEVMGVDTEFGLAFMKAQLGAGQKLPASGTVFISVNDADKDAVVEAARTFARIGLRIVSTEGTAAYLTRAGVDCERVNKVYEGRPNAIDLIKNGEIDLVINTSSGKKTIRDSSSLRQTTLLYGIPYTTTVAGARAMAQAIAALQGHGLEVKSLQEYYGME, from the coding sequence ATGCCCAAAAGGACTGATATCCGGAAAATTATGCTCATCGGCTCCGGTCCGATTATTATCGGACAGGCCTGCGAGTTTGACTATTCAGGCACTCAGGCCCTCAAGGCCCTGAAAGAAGAGGGATACGAGGTTGTCCTGATCAACTCCAATCCGGCAACGATTATGACCGATCCGGGTTTGGCCGACCGCACCTATGTCGAACCCCTGGAACCAGAAAGTGTGGCCAAGATTATTGCCAAAGAGCGTCCGGATGCCTTGCTGCCGACTCTCGGCGGCCAAACGGGCTTGAATACGGCGGTTTCCGTGGCCGAATCCGGGGTGCTGGAAAAATACGGGGTCGAACTCATCGGCGCCTCACTGGAGGTGATCCAGAAGGCCGAAAGCCGGCGCCAATTCCGGACCGCTATGGAAAATATCGGGCTGACTGTTCCCCAAAGCGGTATCGCCTCCAGTCTCGAGGAGGTCCGGGAATGGACCAACACCTTGAGTTTTCCCATGATTGTCCGACCAGCCTTTACCCTGGGCGGAACTGGCGGCGGAGTGGCCTACAACCGGGAGGATCTCGAAGAGATCGCCCGTCAGGGATTGGCGGCCAGCCCCAGTCACGAGGTCATGCTCGAAGAGTCCGTGCTCGGCTGGAAAGAATACGAACTCGAGGTCATGCGCGATAAGCACGACAATTGCGTCATCATCTGCTCCATCGAAAATCTCGATGCCATGGGAGTGCACACCGGCGATTCCGTGACGGTCGCACCGGCCCAGACATTGACCGACCGGGAATTTCAAAAGATGCGTGACGCCTCGCTGGCGATCATGCGCGAAATTGGCGTCGAAACCGGCGGTTCCAACGTCCAATTCGCCGTCAATCCCGAAAACGGCGACATGGTGGTCATCGAGATGAACCCTCGGGTCTCCCGTTCTTCGGCCCTGGCTTCCAAAGCCACAGGATTTCCCATCGCCAAGATCGCGGCCAAATTGGCTGTGGGCTATACGTTGGACGAGATCCCCAATGACATTACCCGCGAAACCATGGCCTCCTTCGAGCCGACCATCGACTATTGCGTGGTCAAGATTCCCCGATTTACCTTTGAAAAATTTCCCGGTTCCCAAGATTTTTTGACCACGACCATGAAAAGTGTCGGGGAAACCATGGCCATCGGCCGGACCTTCAAGGAATCCCTGCAAAAAGGGCTGCGTTCCCTGGAGGTCGGCATGGCCGGCCTGGGCAATGGCACCGGCGAAGACGATCTGGATGCCGAGAGCCTGATGGCGCTTCTCAAGACCCCGAATTCGCAGCGCCTTTTCGCTATTCGCGACGCCTTGCGCCAGGGGATGCCACTGGAGACCCTGTACCAGGCGACTTTTGTCGATCCCTGGTTTTTGCAGCAGATCAAGGCGATCGTGGATTGCGAGGCCGAGCTGAAACATTTCAGCCTGGAGCAGGCCATCAGCGCAGACAACCCCCATATGGAAGAAGTCCTGCGCCATGCCAAGGAGTTCGGGTTTTCCGATCTCCAACTGGCCAATCTCTGGAAGCGCACCGAGGACGACATCCGGCAGTTGCGGATCCAAATGGGGATCACCGCTACCTATAAGCTCGTTGATACTTGCGCGGCGGAATTCGAAGCCTATACGCCGTATTATTATTCCTCGTACGAGCGGGAAAATGAAAACCGGGCTACGGGCAAACGCAAGGTAGTCATCCTGGGCGGTGGCCCGAACCGTATCGGTCAGGGGATCGAATTCGACTATTGCTGCGTCCACGCGTCCTACGCCTTGCGCGACATGGATATCGAGTCGGTCATGGTCAATTCCAATCCGGAGACGGTCAGCACCGACTACGACACCTCGGACAGACTCTATTTTGAGCCCCTGACCCGCGAAGATGTCCTGAACATTATCGAGCAGGAGCAACCCGAAGGGGTTATTGTCCAGTTTGGCGGCCAGACGCCGCTCAATCTGGCTGTGCCGCTGCTGCGCGCTGGCGTGCCGATTCTGGGCACGACCCCGGACTCCATCGACCGGGCCGAAGACCGTGAGCGGTTCCACGCTCTGCTTAACAAACTCGGTCTCAAGCAGCCGGATAACGGCCTGGCGACCTCTGAGGAGGGTGCCCTGGATGTGGCCGAGCGCATCGGCTACCCGGTGGTCGTCCGCCCCTCCTATGTTCTGGGCGGACGGGCCATGGAAATCGTCTACGATTCGGATGAACTCAAAAATTATTTCCGCGATGCGGTAGTCGCTTCTCCCGACCACCCGATCCTGATCGACAAATTCCTGCAAGGCGCTGTGGAAATCGATGTCGACGCCTTGTGTGACGGGACCCAGACCTACGTCGGCGGGGTCATGGAGCACATTGAAGAAGCCGGTGTCCATTCCGGGGATTCGGCCTGTGTCTTGCCGCCGCACACCGTCAGTCAGGAGACCATCGACGAAATCCGCCGGCAGTCCAGTGCCCTGGCTGAGGAACTCGGCGTGGTCGGGCTGATGAACGTCCAGTTCGCAGTTCAAAACGGGGAGATCTTTATCCTGGAGGTCAACCCGCGGGCCTCGCGAACGGTTCCTTTTGTCAGCAAGGCCACCGGTGTGCCGCTGGCCAAACTGGCGACCCAGGTCATGATGGGCCGGACGCTGGAGGACCTTAATCCCTGGTCGATGCGTCAATGGGGACACCTGGCGGTCAAGGAGGCGGTCATGCCGTTTAACCGCTTCCCGGGCGTGGATGTCCTGCTTGGCCCGGAGATGCGCTCCACCGGCGAGGTCATGGGCGTGGACACGGAATTCGGCCTGGCCTTTATGAAGGCCCAGCTCGGTGCCGGGCAGAAACTCCCTGCCAGCGGCACGGTGTTCATTTCCGTCAACGATGCCGACAAGGATGCCGTGGTCGAAGCGGCTCGGACTTTTGCCCGGATCGGATTGCGCATTGTTTCCACCGAGGGCACGGCGGCCTATTTGACGCGGGCCGGTGTGGATTGCGAACGGGTGAACAAGGTCTATGAAGGCCGCCCCAATGCCATCGATCTGATCAAAAACGGCGAGATCGATCTGGTCATCAATACCTCCTCGGGCAAGAAAACGATCCGGGACTCGTCTTCCCTGCGACAGACGACCCTGCTCTACGGTATCCCGTATACGACCACAGTCGCCGGTGCCCGAGCCATGGCCCAGGCCATTGCCGCTTTGCAGGGGCATGGACTGGAGGTGAAAAGCCTTCAGGAATACTACGGTATGGAGTGA
- the purF gene encoding amidophosphoribosyltransferase yields MKKEYCGLFGISGHAEAARMTYFGLYAMQHRGQESAGIVTWDGQKLREQRGMGLVADVFREEHLSRQLKGTVGMGHIRYSTTGASLLRNAQPFMVRYKDMGLAVAHNGNLVNTVELRRELENNGSLFQTSMDSEIVMHLVAQTLSDSSLEEAMSTACRRLKGAYSLLFMANNKLIGLRDPWGFRPLCLGRVGDAYVLASETCAFDLLEAEYLRDIEPGEMVVIENGRLHSYRFCEPERTSPCIFELIYFARPDSIVFGKNVYESRKAMGRTLAREAPVDADFVMPFPDSGVYAAVGYAQESGLPYEMAMIRNHYVGRTFIQPSQDMRDFGVRVKLNPVKSMINGKRIVIVEDSVVRGTTIRTRVKKLRELGARELHLRVSCPPICHPCYYGIDFSSKGELIAANHSVEDIARYMNLDSLHYLSVDGLLDSVQAKSEYCLACFQGTYPVPPPQGGSKSCLE; encoded by the coding sequence TTGAAAAAAGAGTATTGCGGTCTTTTCGGTATTTCCGGTCATGCGGAAGCGGCCCGGATGACGTATTTTGGGCTTTACGCCATGCAGCATCGGGGTCAGGAAAGCGCCGGCATTGTGACCTGGGACGGTCAAAAACTCCGCGAACAGCGCGGCATGGGCCTGGTGGCCGACGTGTTTCGCGAAGAGCACCTTTCGCGTCAGCTCAAAGGCACGGTGGGCATGGGGCATATCCGGTATTCGACCACCGGGGCCTCTTTGTTGCGTAACGCCCAGCCCTTCATGGTCCGCTACAAGGATATGGGGCTGGCCGTGGCCCACAACGGCAATCTCGTCAATACCGTCGAATTGCGGCGGGAATTGGAAAACAACGGGTCCCTGTTTCAGACGAGCATGGACAGTGAGATCGTCATGCACCTGGTGGCCCAGACCCTGTCCGACTCCAGTCTGGAAGAGGCCATGTCCACGGCCTGCCGCCGGCTGAAGGGGGCCTACAGTCTGCTTTTCATGGCCAACAATAAACTCATCGGCCTGCGCGACCCCTGGGGGTTTCGTCCCCTGTGCCTCGGACGCGTCGGCGACGCGTATGTCCTGGCCTCCGAGACCTGTGCCTTTGATCTCCTGGAAGCGGAGTATTTGCGGGATATCGAACCCGGCGAGATGGTGGTCATAGAAAACGGCCGTCTGCATTCTTACCGCTTCTGCGAGCCCGAGCGAACCTCCCCGTGCATCTTTGAACTCATCTATTTTGCCCGGCCGGATTCCATTGTCTTTGGCAAGAACGTCTATGAAAGCCGCAAGGCCATGGGCCGGACTCTGGCTCGCGAAGCTCCGGTGGACGCCGACTTCGTCATGCCTTTCCCGGATTCAGGCGTGTACGCGGCGGTCGGATACGCCCAGGAATCGGGACTGCCCTACGAAATGGCCATGATCCGCAATCATTACGTGGGTCGGACCTTTATCCAGCCGTCGCAGGATATGCGCGATTTCGGGGTCCGGGTCAAACTCAACCCGGTCAAGAGCATGATCAACGGCAAGCGGATCGTTATTGTCGAGGATTCGGTGGTTCGCGGTACGACTATTCGTACACGGGTCAAAAAACTCCGCGAACTCGGGGCCCGGGAACTCCATCTCCGGGTGAGCTGTCCGCCTATTTGCCACCCGTGCTATTATGGGATCGATTTTTCTTCCAAAGGCGAACTCATTGCCGCCAACCACAGCGTCGAGGATATCGCCCGCTACATGAACCTCGATTCTCTGCATTACCTGAGTGTCGATGGTCTGCTGGACTCGGTTCAGGCCAAGAGCGAATACTGTCTGGCCTGCTTTCAGGGCACGTATCCCGTGCCGCCGCCCCAAGGCGGCAGTAAATCCTGTCTTGAGTAG
- a CDS encoding KpsF/GutQ family sugar-phosphate isomerase yields the protein MDHNQSNTSSPQCDADPQADWLRLGCDVLDVEIEGLQAIRASLGESFVEAVEVLAGCRGRVVVTGLGKSGLVGRKIAATLSSTGTPAYFLHPVEGAHGDMGLIRKGDVVLALSNSGETDELNAILPTLRSLGARLIALTSDPDSRMARESDVVLQTRVPREACPLGLAPTASTTAALAMGDALAVCLLTHRSFDSQDFKRYHPGGSLGRRLRQCLKDLMHTVQVPLVMEGVSLQQALEVLNSGGLGTVVVVDQEHRLAGVLTDGDVRRLVCRGGLDVAVPVETLMTVRPSAVHPEQSAAEALDILEQKAITVLPVVDAERRLQGIIHLHDLLGKGRLRFA from the coding sequence ATGGATCACAATCAGAGCAATACAAGTTCGCCGCAATGTGATGCGGACCCGCAGGCCGATTGGCTGCGCCTGGGGTGCGATGTCCTTGATGTGGAGATCGAAGGGCTGCAGGCCATTCGCGCCAGCCTTGGCGAATCGTTTGTCGAGGCAGTGGAGGTCTTGGCCGGATGCCGCGGCAGAGTAGTCGTCACCGGGCTCGGCAAATCTGGTCTGGTAGGACGCAAGATCGCCGCCACGTTGAGCAGTACCGGGACGCCGGCCTATTTTCTGCATCCGGTCGAAGGCGCGCACGGTGATATGGGTCTGATTCGCAAGGGCGATGTCGTGCTGGCTCTTTCCAATTCCGGGGAGACCGACGAACTCAACGCCATTTTGCCGACCTTGCGCTCCCTGGGGGCGCGGCTGATTGCGCTGACCAGCGATCCGGACTCGCGCATGGCCCGGGAAAGCGATGTTGTCTTGCAGACCAGGGTGCCGCGGGAGGCCTGTCCTCTGGGGCTGGCTCCGACAGCCAGCACGACGGCGGCCCTGGCCATGGGCGATGCGCTCGCTGTCTGTCTGTTGACCCATCGGTCTTTTGATTCCCAGGATTTCAAACGGTACCATCCAGGCGGCTCGCTGGGGCGCCGGTTGCGCCAATGTCTCAAGGATTTGATGCACACAGTGCAAGTGCCGTTGGTCATGGAGGGCGTTTCCCTGCAGCAGGCCCTGGAGGTTCTCAATAGCGGCGGTCTGGGAACCGTAGTCGTTGTGGATCAGGAGCACCGTCTGGCCGGGGTTTTGACCGACGGGGACGTGCGCCGCCTGGTCTGCCGCGGGGGTCTGGATGTGGCCGTGCCGGTGGAGACATTGATGACCGTGCGTCCCAGTGCGGTGCATCCGGAGCAAAGTGCGGCCGAAGCCTTGGACATCCTTGAACAAAAGGCGATTACCGTTTTGCCGGTAGTCGATGCAGAGCGCCGGTTGCAGGGCATTATCCATTTGCACGACCTGTTGGGCAAAGGGCGTCTCCGGTTTGCCTGA
- a CDS encoding ArnT family glycosyltransferase, with translation MPQTQSLFARHLQRRPGLWAGVIICVTTLVRVWFVASGQLDLVQDEAHYWDWTRHLQLSYYSKGPLIAYLIALGTKIFGATELGVRSMAIAGSAAIQGVVYWGLARLWGRPLTGLWALVIANTMLLFMAAGVLMTTDNPLLLSWVVGLFALYAASVREENSRRYFWILALAIAFGTWAKYMMVVFPLIAVLYSAGVQRQAMLPQRYWRRLVLACLGGVVVGLLPIVLWNAGHDWVGFRHVLHRGGVGGAGLLEWFDWEEFPEYLGSQVGVLTPWWFVFLLFGAWGAVKRLQRPGADGMGLQRRQAWLLTVGFWPVWLFFLIWSLHTHIEANWSAVSYGAGILLAALAWERYWNTASGRHKKLRYLWPCLGVLLFILVHMQNLLPLPAEYNPAARLKGWSDLGAQVQTLKREEFALPQRVFVFSDRYNTTAALSFYVPGQKRAFCVNTGRRLNQYDFWPGPVKRHGWDAIYVRQELGESMAPEVRKMFARVSERIDYRSQHRGQSAQGFSIYLCYGFHGPWPEPPQGSF, from the coding sequence ATGCCCCAAACGCAGTCTCTTTTTGCGCGACACTTGCAACGCCGGCCGGGATTGTGGGCCGGCGTCATTATTTGCGTGACAACTCTGGTCCGGGTCTGGTTCGTCGCCTCCGGGCAACTCGATCTGGTCCAGGATGAGGCCCATTATTGGGATTGGACCCGCCATCTCCAGCTCTCCTACTACTCGAAGGGGCCGCTGATCGCCTACCTGATTGCCCTGGGGACCAAAATTTTCGGGGCCACCGAACTCGGGGTGCGCAGTATGGCCATTGCCGGATCCGCAGCCATCCAAGGGGTGGTCTATTGGGGGCTGGCCCGGTTGTGGGGACGGCCGCTGACCGGTTTGTGGGCCCTGGTCATCGCCAATACGATGCTCCTGTTCATGGCTGCAGGAGTCCTGATGACCACGGACAATCCGCTCTTGTTGAGCTGGGTTGTTGGACTGTTCGCCCTGTACGCCGCCAGTGTCCGGGAAGAAAACAGCCGGCGCTATTTCTGGATTCTCGCCTTGGCTATCGCTTTCGGCACCTGGGCCAAATACATGATGGTCGTGTTTCCGCTCATTGCCGTATTGTACAGCGCCGGAGTGCAGCGGCAAGCCATGTTGCCGCAACGGTATTGGCGCCGATTGGTGCTGGCCTGCCTGGGCGGTGTGGTTGTCGGCCTGCTGCCGATTGTTCTTTGGAACGCCGGGCACGACTGGGTCGGGTTTCGGCACGTGCTGCATCGTGGCGGCGTGGGCGGGGCTGGCCTGTTGGAGTGGTTCGACTGGGAAGAATTTCCGGAATATCTCGGCAGCCAAGTGGGCGTGCTGACCCCGTGGTGGTTTGTTTTTCTTCTGTTCGGAGCGTGGGGGGCCGTGAAGCGGTTGCAACGGCCCGGAGCCGACGGCATGGGGTTGCAGCGCCGGCAGGCGTGGTTGTTGACGGTCGGTTTTTGGCCGGTCTGGCTCTTTTTTCTGATCTGGAGTCTGCACACCCATATTGAGGCCAATTGGTCGGCGGTCAGTTACGGCGCCGGGATCTTGCTGGCGGCACTGGCCTGGGAACGGTATTGGAACACTGCGTCAGGGCGGCACAAGAAACTCCGGTATCTCTGGCCTTGTCTGGGCGTATTGCTCTTTATCCTTGTGCACATGCAAAATCTTCTGCCGCTGCCAGCCGAGTATAATCCCGCAGCCCGGCTCAAGGGGTGGAGCGATCTCGGAGCGCAGGTCCAGACCCTGAAGCGGGAGGAATTCGCCCTTCCCCAGCGGGTGTTTGTTTTCAGCGACCGCTACAATACCACAGCGGCCCTGTCGTTTTATGTGCCGGGGCAAAAGCGGGCCTTTTGCGTCAATACCGGACGTCGACTCAATCAATACGATTTCTGGCCCGGTCCGGTGAAACGTCACGGCTGGGACGCCATCTACGTCCGTCAGGAACTGGGTGAATCCATGGCCCCGGAAGTGCGGAAGATGTTCGCCCGGGTCAGTGAGCGCATCGACTACCGCAGTCAACACCGCGGTCAGTCGGCGCAGGGTTTTTCCATCTACCTGTGTTACGGTTTTCATGGACCGTGGCCCGAGCCACCGCAGGGAAGTTTTTAG
- a CDS encoding penicillin-binding protein 1A — MNRFLKIALIGVIICLFLGAGGAAGVYYWAAKDLPGFKKITDYNPPLVTTVYSANKEVLGYFSKERRFLVPLSRMAPVIKKAFLAAEDAEFYSHEGVDLWGIMRAAWKNFQAGEIVQGGSTITQQVIKSMLLSSERSYQRKLKEAILAYRLEKNLDKDEILTIYLNEIYLGAGAYGVEAAARMYFGKHAEALTLPEAALLAGLPKAPSAYNPLRHPEAARERQVYVLSRMLEQGWISQDEYEEAKAAELEYSSMADPSWKVGSYYLEEVRRWLIDRFGEETVYTGGLNVYTAVDLKHQRAAEQAVREGLRASSKRRGWKGPVRSVNATAVDDFLEQQELPEQEALRDGTWVQAVVTSVDKQAAAVRFGNHTGRVAVETMGWARTPNPEKAPEEVPQVKDARKVLETGDVVWTSVVEIPEGTQQPWSLALEQQPEVQGALVSLEPGTGFVKALVGGYSFDESQFNRATQAQRQPGSAFKPIVYSAALDSGLTPATVLLDAPIVYNDQSTNSTWKPENFEGVFYGPTLLRTALVKSRNLVTIRVAQKIGIDTIIQRAKTLGLKAEFPRDLSVSLGSAAVSPLNLCQAYTAFARKDGAYVEPRFVLRVEDAWGEELFVSEPVQNEAISPQTSYIIKHLLQQVVQSGTAWRVRALGRPVAGKTGTTNDQRDAWFMGFSPELLTGVYVGFDHLDPMGKYETGSRAASPIWLSYRQAVKGDVPVQDFPRPAGIVMARIDADTGKLAGPDTEQSYFLPFKSGTQPMEVSPPLKQDSPESGGSSGGETGGDDLLKEVF; from the coding sequence ATGAACCGTTTTCTGAAAATAGCCTTGATTGGTGTGATCATCTGCCTGTTTCTGGGTGCCGGCGGAGCGGCCGGGGTCTATTACTGGGCGGCCAAAGATCTGCCCGGGTTCAAGAAGATCACCGATTACAACCCGCCCCTGGTGACCACCGTCTACAGCGCGAACAAGGAGGTCCTGGGGTATTTCTCCAAGGAGCGGCGGTTTCTGGTGCCTTTGAGCCGGATGGCGCCGGTGATCAAAAAGGCCTTTCTGGCTGCTGAAGATGCGGAATTTTATTCCCACGAAGGCGTCGATCTGTGGGGAATCATGCGTGCGGCCTGGAAAAACTTTCAGGCCGGCGAGATCGTCCAGGGCGGCTCAACCATCACCCAGCAGGTCATCAAGTCCATGCTCCTGTCCTCGGAGCGCAGCTACCAGCGCAAGCTCAAAGAAGCGATCCTGGCCTACCGCCTGGAGAAAAACCTGGACAAGGACGAGATCCTGACCATCTATCTCAATGAGATCTATCTTGGGGCCGGAGCTTACGGAGTTGAAGCCGCAGCACGAATGTATTTCGGGAAACACGCTGAAGCCTTGACGCTGCCGGAGGCGGCGCTTCTGGCCGGACTGCCCAAAGCCCCCTCGGCCTACAATCCGTTACGCCATCCCGAGGCCGCCCGGGAGCGCCAAGTCTATGTCCTGAGCCGTATGCTCGAACAGGGGTGGATTTCCCAGGACGAGTACGAAGAGGCCAAAGCGGCGGAGCTGGAATACTCGAGCATGGCCGATCCCTCCTGGAAGGTCGGGTCGTACTATCTAGAAGAAGTTCGGCGCTGGCTGATCGATCGGTTTGGGGAAGAGACGGTCTATACCGGCGGCCTCAATGTCTATACTGCCGTAGACCTCAAACACCAGCGGGCCGCAGAACAGGCCGTTCGGGAAGGATTGCGGGCCTCGAGCAAGCGCCGCGGCTGGAAAGGGCCGGTTCGTAGCGTCAATGCCACTGCCGTGGACGATTTTCTCGAGCAGCAGGAATTGCCTGAGCAGGAAGCGCTGCGGGACGGGACCTGGGTGCAGGCCGTGGTCACCAGCGTCGATAAGCAGGCCGCAGCGGTGCGCTTCGGCAATCATACCGGGCGTGTTGCAGTGGAGACCATGGGCTGGGCCCGGACGCCCAATCCGGAAAAGGCGCCCGAGGAGGTGCCGCAGGTCAAGGACGCGCGCAAAGTCCTTGAGACCGGCGACGTGGTCTGGACTTCGGTGGTCGAGATCCCGGAAGGGACGCAACAGCCGTGGTCCCTGGCCTTGGAGCAGCAGCCCGAGGTGCAGGGGGCTTTGGTTTCCCTCGAGCCAGGCACCGGCTTTGTTAAAGCCCTGGTCGGGGGGTATTCGTTTGACGAAAGCCAGTTCAACCGGGCCACGCAGGCCCAGCGGCAGCCCGGTTCCGCATTCAAGCCCATCGTGTATTCGGCGGCCCTGGACAGCGGGCTGACTCCGGCCACAGTTCTCCTGGACGCCCCCATCGTCTATAACGATCAATCCACCAATTCGACCTGGAAACCGGAAAATTTCGAAGGGGTCTTCTACGGACCGACCCTCCTGCGCACCGCGCTGGTCAAATCCCGCAATCTGGTGACCATCCGTGTGGCCCAGAAAATCGGCATCGATACCATTATCCAACGAGCCAAGACCTTGGGGCTCAAGGCCGAATTTCCCAGAGACCTCTCAGTCAGTCTCGGATCGGCTGCAGTCTCGCCGCTGAATTTATGCCAAGCCTATACGGCATTCGCCCGCAAGGATGGGGCGTATGTCGAGCCGCGATTTGTTCTGCGCGTCGAGGACGCCTGGGGTGAGGAGCTTTTTGTTTCCGAACCGGTGCAAAACGAGGCCATCAGCCCTCAGACCTCCTATATCATCAAACATTTGCTGCAACAGGTCGTCCAGAGCGGCACGGCCTGGCGGGTCCGGGCCTTGGGACGCCCGGTGGCCGGAAAGACCGGGACCACCAACGACCAGCGCGACGCTTGGTTCATGGGCTTTTCCCCCGAGCTTCTCACCGGCGTGTACGTCGGTTTCGACCACCTCGACCCGATGGGCAAATACGAAACCGGCTCCCGCGCCGCCTCGCCGATCTGGCTGTCCTACCGTCAGGCGGTCAAAGGCGACGTCCCGGTTCAGGATTTCCCACGCCCAGCAGGGATCGTCATGGCCCGTATCGATGCGGATACCGGCAAACTGGCGGGGCCGGATACCGAGCAGAGCTATTTCCTGCCGTTTAAAAGCGGGACCCAGCCCATGGAGGTCAGTCCGCCGTTGAAACAGGACAGCCCGGAGTCCGGCGGCAGCTCCGGTGGTGAGACTGGGGGGGATGATCTCTTGAAGGAGGTCTTTTGA